The DNA region TGGgctcctgcagttttccacctatctcctcctctactgcaggtgttcgaccagcaggctggggggtgagccaagcatgaaagcagtactgtgttgccatttaaagtgtcatttaacaaatttgtttgccaaacatgcttgctaacaatcctgaattcaatttcagtttaaaaaaaaaaatcaatatcttagccaaaaacagaaaattaagttgttgacaattatttgtgacaagtttggtatggggaagggagtgggccagttttcatcagagaaacaaaaaatgttgactgactttcctatagccctgttactgctaaatagagccctccaacaactgtaatatgctcatctccttactagtgtatagagcaagGGTTGGCAAAGGtaggcacacgtgccaaaggtggcacgcgagctgatttttgatggcatgcaacggcgggctgagcggctcagtccaccgctgctctggggttccggctgctgccccattgccacccggggtcccagccgctggtcccactcagcacctgctgctggcctgaggacccccaaggaaccccaggctggcaacgGGCTGAGCAAGCTGGTGggtgagccactcaacccgctggctgcctggggttccattcactcagctggcagcgggctgagtgggactaaattcaacgaaataggaaaacaagagcaactaatgacagagtgcaagaacctagagcagtggtccccaaccttttttgtctggcagtcaccagacgaaggaccgtggcagtggacgggcatctgctgaaatgctgctgaaatttggcagcatttcagtggcgatgcctctggatgacactgcttatcggtggcaagtggtgtcatccagaggtgtcgccgccgaaatgctgctgaatttcagtggcattctggcggatgctcgtccatcggccagtacgcaggtgcactgagaggcccctgtgggcgccatggcacccacgagCACCACATTGGGgatccctgacctagagagcctcctgaagcacggcgatcactttgatttaaatggacatgaactgtatgaagaattgagtccACTGTCATCAGTGGTGCCACAtacaaaatcgatgatggacattgtacagtttactcataccagcaaacttgttgacatatatcctagcGTGTACATTGCCAcccgtattctactgacaattcctgtaacaggagcatcaggagaacggagtttctcaaaactaaagctcattaaaaactatctccgatCTACAATGAGTCAgaaacacttgactggtcttgctattcttgcagtcaaacaagacatcactttgtctttgtcatacgatgacattattactgattttgcagcccaaAAGGCCAGAacgattgcttttaattaaaaacaaatccttgtttcaatacctcttcatagaaatttccaataaaatgttgacaaatgaaACAAATGATATTATTTGcgtcattctgtcaaatcagaattttttctttagtgctacttctttagtgctagttcatcagcattacagctGCTTAACTACggtaaactggttttaataacagacatggcaagttttccaatagtgtaaacttatgtttgtgttgctaagagcaagacaggcacaggggcaccagtttaattatcccgcctagggcaccgtaaatcctaaggacagccctgcacaGAGTCCCTCGGGCGAGATGACCTGGAACTGCTCTACCGACAGCAAGCCTAGCAGGCtttttggggagcctcctctccctcggagcagactgtcctCCAAGGGCAAGAAGCTACACACGGCTTTTCACCCCTGGGTCTCTCATTGGAGTATTCCCTCTCCATCTCCGTCCGTGCATCTTCCCACACGTGAGTCCGCCCAGGACGGGGTCCTGGGGGAAGCCTAAGAGGCTGCCCCCCCCACTGTCGCACGTAGAACGTGTACTCTCAGCATCCAGTAACAACAGAGGTTTCCCCTTTGTTagtggggaagggcctggccattagttgccaggtgacagagggtcggccagaaACTGAAGGCCCCcagcacagtattcagaggaaacagagagatcacttgatcattgcctgttaggtttcactcctctggggcacctgggagttggccactgttggtagacaaggatactgggctggatggacattTTGGTCTGACACGGTACGGCCGTTCTTGATGTTCTTACTAAataacagtcccacttcgtcagcACCTCGTCCCCGACAGACCCGCCCAGCACCACACTACCCGCACTCCCCAGCACAGCCAGCTCCCCGACTGACCCGATGTGCCGCAGCTCTGATGCACCAGCTCCCGACAGAACCGCCCGCACCCCACACAAGAGACACACACCACAACCCCTTTCACATCCAGACACATAACACACACCCCGTTCTACACAGCCAGGATttaacagacacacacagagacatttAAAGACCATACAGCACAACaaacgtacacacacacagacacatgagCTCACCCACCACACCTGTATAATGCGTTGTCAAGATTGCTGCCCACTCGTGGCCCCGTGGCGgtcgtggggggtgcccctttcaatGCGACCAGCCGCTTCTCGGGGGTCCTAACTCTCTCTTTGGGGTCAggccctccacctcctggagcaaCACCCCTCTTGGAGCCTTAGCATGTCTGTCCTCTAACCGTGGCCCCCCAGAGAAGTCCCCTTTGCTCTGGACCCCTGGGGGCCTCCACCCCCCAAAGAGAATAAAGCCCCCACAACAGACACGCGCGCGCACCCTCTTCTTCCCAGACCGCAGCAACTCTCagcagcgtaaaacaggagggttatTGAGTGcatctgaacacagcacaggaaactctccggCCTCAAGGCCTGGCCTTCCCTTAGCCCAGCACATccccagtccccctgcacccaggtggggctctgctgctcccccctccagccagagccccgcctgcttcccagctgggcctctgatatcccTGGCACCCAAAgcccccctctgtccattgtcttctctccagacAGGGCGCTGGCCCCTCTTCTGTCTTCTGACGCCCTTGGGCTGGAGGCCGGCTGGTCAGGTCCACCGGGGTTCTCTCCCCATCTATCTCTATTGTAACTCCCCACTGGCCAGAAACGGCTGGTGACTCTGACTGGGTCTCTCGCGGTCCCCAGATCGGCTGGGTGTCCATCCTCCAGGCCCAtcgctggggtcccgagtcccctCTCCTgacctctgtaacaacaaactccctctcccctccctccgttaAAACAGTAACAcggcagggaaactgagtcccaccccctctgcatgcaagcCCCACTGGAAAACACGGAAAGAACAAACAAACTCCCCCACTTTGGTCACGCCCACATCACCTACCGAAACCCAGAGACACACATGTACAGGGACGCACAGAGGCAACTAAGGGACGCAGATGTCCCGAAAAAttttttatagggccagtccgaTATTCGGGGCGTCTATTACCATCCCACcccctgtctggtcaccctaaaacagAGCCATCAACCAATCCAAACGGGCCCACAGCAGACCAGCCCAATCCTGGGGCAGCCGTCTGCCGCGGCCAGCCCTTGCATTCTCTGCCCCCAACTTGGCGCGGTGCCGCTCCCCGGTAATGGGGTCCTCTTTACCCGCACCGCGAGGTGCTGAAGGGCTTCCCCGAGTGCCTGCAGGCCGCATCATTGCCTGACACCTCGAAACCGCAGCCTGCTGCGAGCCTGCCCGGCCTTCCAGGGGGCCAGCAAGGGTGCCTGCTGCCCGGGCATTGCGTTCAGACCCGCATGCCCGCCCGGCGACACGCTGGTGCGCCGGCGCGTGCTCATGCGCTCTACTTCATCTCGCGGTCCCTCGAGATCCTGGCGCGACTGTGGTGGCCATCTCGGTGAGGGGGCGGGCCTGCCGGGTTTGGGGCTGCAGGCAGGATCAGGGTGATGGGCGTGCGAGTGAGGGGGGCGGTATGCTGCcagcttgggggaggggttggcatgctggctttgggggggCTCTGCGATGGGCGGTTGCCAGAGGTGGTGAGGAGTTTGTGGGGGCATGGATACTTCTGCGGGGCACTGGGCCAGTTGGGAGGTGGGGCTGCTGACCGGGGGATAGGAAGCACTCGGGGGGGCGAGTGTGGGTTGGCTGGCCTGCCGCAGGCGGGAGCTGGCCATGGGCTCTTGTCCCTCACTCCCATGACCGCCGTCTGGCACCGGGCACCTACAGTACCCCGGGCCAGCCACCCCTGCGtgtgccccccctcctccccagcacccctagtgTGTGCCCTCCttcatcctgcccagccccccggCGTCTGCCCGGGGGAAACCGCGTGACCCTGCCGTTTGCTGCCTAGGGAGGACGACATCTCGGGGAGCCACTGCACCTGTACGCCGCGGCAGGCGAGTCCACGCGACGTGCGGGCTCTGACCTACTGGCTTCCAAGTCAGCGGGAGGGTGCCTGAGGTGCTGGCATGTACCCGAGTTTCCGACGCTTCTGGCCGCTGGAGTCCTTCAACTGCGGACGTGAGAGCTGGGGGAGAGCTTCAGGGGGCTCAGCgggcaggggaagtggggggtgccAGGTTAGGTTGAGGTTTGAGGCGCCGGCCAGGGAGGAGAGCTTCGGGTGCTCAGCCGGGCAAGTGGGGAGATTCGGGGTGGCCAGACCAGGGAGGAGAGTTCTTGGGTGCTCAGCCAGGGCCAGAGGGGAGAGTTCTGGGGGCGCCAGACCAGGGAGGAGAGTTCTTGGGTGCTCAGCCAGGGCCAGAGGGGAGAGCTCGGGGGTCactcaggctgtggggagggagagcttcGGGAGTGCTTGGCCAGGGCCAGGGGGGAGAGTTCTGGGGAGGCCAGGCCAGGGAGGAGAGCTTCAAGTGTGctcagccaggctggggggagccctggggTCACTCAGACAGGCTGTGGGGAGGCAGAGCTTTGGGGGTGCTCAgacaggctggggggagagctTCAGGGGTGCTCAGCCAGGCTTGGAGGGGAGAGCTCGGGATCACTCAGGCAGGCTGTAGGGGGGGAGAGCTTCGAGGGTGCTCAGCCAAGCTGGGGAGGAAGAGCTTCAGGGGTGCTCAGCCAGGCTGAGGGGGACAACCGCACCTGCGTatgaccccactccacccccacccagccatCCACCCTGCTCCCAACTAACCACCAGTGTATTCACCCACCCACTGTGCCATCCACCAACCTGTCTCCCACCTACCAGCACCCCCACCCACCTAACCACCAGTGTAtccatttccccctctccctcctccccagttccTGGCCCGGCTCATGGCTCTCCCTCCTTGCAGACCAACATGATCCCTGGCTCCCCCGGAAGCACCGAGCTGGATGGCGGCTTCAACCGGCTACGGTGCCGCAAACTGTCCTTCCGCCGGCGCACGGACAAGGGTGAGTGGGGGGGGAGCAAGTACGAGGAGCCCGGGGCCTCCAGCAGCGTAGGCTCTGTGCCCTGCTGAGGGCACCAGCCTGTCTCCCAGCACAGGATCAGTGGCTCCACCCAGAGCACCAGTccctactcctgggggaattctgtcccaaaaaattaaaaattctgcaacagaaaattaaaaattctgtgcgcaatattttaaaattctgcaaaattctgcatattttgtcaaaacaacacactgtaatcacaccagtttcaactatttttggtcatttattccAAAACCCCCACCAGCAGGTGTGTCTGTAACAATGCAGACAAcaacaaagattcaggaaatgttttttgacaaatagattccttactaggcgtATTCCCACAGAACTGagcaataattcatttaaactacagcaCAGAACCGTATCTCCTGCACCCCCAGAAGCAGAGCAAAGGCTCGTGGGAATCGgctaatggaggagctgagggagagggaaggagcctgggtgtgaacttggagggttgttgggtgtgggtgagaaaagtatggaacaggttttggGGAATTTCCccctgcagaccctggctgacccgtaccctctcccattcagtcaggcacagcTGCCCCTGTTTCCATGTGTTCTTGTACCCCCATGTGTTCTTGCACCACCTGTCCATATGTGTCCCTCCACGCCCATTTGGACacccactccccccatccccatgtgcccctataccccctccccaacccaatgtgtctctctgcccccactcagccactccctgtccctatgtagctctgcaccccctctcccatcaccatgtggccctgtacctccactcccattcaacTCCCACCCCAGGCTGTCCTCCTCCACTAGTCCTTATGAGCCCTTGTCTaactcccctgccccaagcaccccacactgtctgtctccccatagtccctgtctcctgacctggcccgaCAGGCATGGTGAAGAAggctctgcagcctctctctcttccctagctggccaggagctgctgctttgttctgttgttacagtgccctctggtgggcaaaaggcagaactgcagcaacatttcagcagaagttttttctgtgcaaaaaataaaaaatatgcacaGCTAATTAATTAGacacatgtgcagtggtgcagaattccccaggagtaaaCCCACGTCCCAGTGCAGGCTCTGTGCCCCACCCAGGGCACAGAGGGCTCCATCCTGGCACTGGACCCCCAgttggctcctggccagcagccagcgccctgcccagcctggctctgcagaACAttcactctctgtcccccactcCACAGACCCAGAGAATTCcggggagctgaggagcagccagAAGCCGCTGATGACAGGTCGGAACCACCAGGCGCCGGGGGTCCTGGGGGATCAGCCCAACTGGGAGCCCTCCAGCTCACCCTCCAGCAATGAGGGCGAGCGCCCCACGCCCATCACTAGTGCCGGCCAGCTGTCACCCCTCCGCACCAACGGGGAGCTACTGATCCAGGGCGATGGGCAGCCCGGTGGCAGCGAGACGTGCAGCCCCCTCTCAGGTGGGACAGGGCACGGCACAAGGACAGGTGCTGtgtggggagggccctggggcGAGGgacagcatggggggaggggaggggctccaGGGAACTGGtgccagggggtgcaggctcatcACAAGCCTGATGGCTGCCTGGGTTGGCTCAGGCCTACAGCACCCCCCTCGACCAGTGCCAGGCCGTGGCCATGCTGAGCACAGCCAAGCGATGCTGCCGTGTGTCTGACCGGCCTGGCCCACGGGCAGCCGGCCGCGCCCAGCTGTGAGTGCGGCAGGGACAGTGAGGTCAGGCCTGGGCACGACCTAATACCTATCTGCCAGTGTATGGGGCCAGCAGGCTGCAGCGCCAGGCCCCCCCTTGGCCTCTCACGCACATTCCTGGGCACCCACACTCACGCTGCCTTCCTGCTCTGGgcccccctgtcccctgcccaAAAGGCACTGGCTAATGCTGGGCAAGCAGCCCTCGCCCTTCCCCATAGCACCTGTGCCAGTGCTGCCcgggggagccagctgaggtcactcagtcagGGTGAACTGTAAACAGACTGGGGCAGACAAACTCCAAACGCTGGTGGTtgttccaatacttagatttaccaaccagccccaaacagcttctatagcacctcactggttactcagagtccaaacaacacaattcccttaaagtgcccagcctcaggcctccgccCAGACACGCCTGTCAAACATATgctgatgattcctgaaaatcttatcacATCCTATAACAGAAAAAGTTTTTCCAATCCCAGGATCAGCACGCTACTCCGGTCCATTATAACTTACGCATCCTACCAAGATACACGCTACAGCCATTCTTGTTAACTAACCACAtgtattaaaaagagagagtggagagaggtggttaaaagatca from Chelonoidis abingdonii isolate Lonesome George chromosome 2, CheloAbing_2.0, whole genome shotgun sequence includes:
- the LOC116827456 gene encoding voltage-gated inwardly rectifying potassium channel KCNH2-like, whose protein sequence is MIPGSPGSTELDGGFNRLRCRKLSFRRRTDKDPENSGELRSSQKPLMTGRNHQAPGVLGDQPNWEPSSSPSSNEGERPTPITSAGQLSPLRTNGELLIQGDGQPGGSETCSPLSV